The segment CCTGCAGTGTCCTGGGGACTCTGCCTTTGTTAATATTGGAAGTCTTTACACTGTATATGCCCACCTGGGAACTGTCATTCAAGATGGTAAAAGCTCAGTGGTCAGAGGAGCCCCTGCCCAAGACCAAAACCATTAAACAGGTAACAAAGTCAAGTTCAAGTCTACCTAACTGTGAGTCAGTGTATAGCCCATCTACTGAGAAAGCtacaaccagaagggcctggccTTCAGCAGCATAAATGGTTTAGTATGGACACAGGGTGTGGCAACTGTGGAAGGGTTTGCTTGGGAACATAGCCTATACCCGCCTTAGAAGGCGTGGACAGCCAAACTTTTGGGGTGGTTCTCTTGGTTCTTCAGAGAAGTTGACTCTGGACAGAGGAAGAGATTCAGAGCTTCTGACTTGGTATCTCTTGATTAAAGAAAGGTTTGTGAACAGCCTTTGACATGGGATGTGGTGACAATCCAGTGTTCTGTTCCCTGTCAGGTAGGAGGGAGAGGGTGCAGATGAGAACAGGGGCCTGGGTAGagaaagcgctctctctctctctctctctctctctctctctctctctctctctctctctctctctgagctggTCCTGGGAAACCTCAAGTGGAGTAGAGATGCTCTGTTGGAAATCAACCAATCATAGCACCCAAGAAGGAAGCTATGGAGCATGGCCATAAGTTGAGAGGGTTGGGGGTAGAGGGAGCAGGTGGTGCTTGAGGGATTCTCCGAGGCTTAGGGTGCAACAAGGAGGCGCTGAGGAGGGTACTGCTGTAATCTCAATAGATACCTCAGTATTCTGCCCTGCCTAGAGTTCGGAGACTTTCATTCTCTGATCTTGCATTTCAGCTGTTCATGCCAAGAACCTGGTTGCCATCCTCCACCTGCTGGTTGCCCTGTCTCAGTATTTCCGGGCACCAATCCGACTCCCAGACCATGTTTCCATCCAAGTGGTTGTGGTCCAGGTAAGATGCATGCTATATACATGTAAGTCATGGAGGCTGAGTTCAGCAAGAACCAAAGCATGTTGGGTAGATGCTTACGAGGACAGCTGGGTGAAGGCTAAGTGAACTTGATTGTGCTATGTGTTGGGAGGCATCCAGCACCTGCTGCCTTACTCTCAGTAAGTGTGAAAAGAATGAAagggtgtgtgcttgtgtgtagtgtatctctgtgtagtgtgtgtctgGACCTGCTGGAAGAGTCTCTGTGCAACATATAGTTGAAAGTTTATAGTGTATATGTCCGTGAGGTATGTAGAGTTGAGCATGAAGAAAGATGTTTGTATGTGCCATGCACACTCTCGGCAAGCCTTGGAAAATCATGGTTCTAGTCAAGTGCCATACAAGCATTGTGTGTGAAGGAATGAATAttctagaatgtgtgtgtgtgtgcgtgcgtgcgtgcgtggagtgtgtgtgaagtgtgtgttcaattgggtgtgtgcatgtgagataGTTAAGTGTTCAAccattatgtgtgtgcatgtgaagagTGTGttcaagcatgtgtgtgtgtttgtgtatgtatcagtgagtgagaatatgtgtgtatgtgtttaattgtgtgtgtgtttaattgtgtgtgtgagtaaatgTATACATGTGAAAGGGAGTGTGTGTAAGGGAATGTATGTGTTCAAGCATGTGGAGGTGGGtaaaagtatgtgtgtatgtatgtgtatacgttcATATACAGAGAGGGAGCACTGTGTGTTcaagggtgtgcatgtgtgcatgcatgtttgtgcccTTTGCTGCTGCTTCTCAGTCCCCCAGCAAAGCCCAACTAGGACCTCAAGTGCGGACTGTTGGATGGAGCCTTCATTCACATATGGCCACATAATTTCCACAGTGAGAGTGGGATCTCTCTCCCCATGGCTAGCTTTCTCTGCTTCTGACCCAGTTAAATACTCAAAtgcacttttaaagaaaaagtgcccACTTAAACAAAAGGTCATCGTCTGCTTGCCTGTCTCTGGTGttctttgcttttccatataAACATGCACCAAAAGGGTGTGTTCTGGGTGCACACAAGCCCCCCAGGCATCCAGACTTCTTCAACAGACAACGGGAGGCAGCTCCACCCTCAGTGAGAGAAAGCTTTTGGTCTGGTTAACTGTGCCAGATCAGGTCAGGCCTGTTTACAGGACAAAAGGGCTTTGAGCTGAGCTTTCGGGTCAGACAGTAACTGGAGGGGAACATTCAACAATGGTTCTCCCAAGCAACAGGTCACTCCTGCCCTAATGAGAAAGTCCTTCTTCCACACCGACCCACTCATCTCTGCAAAGCAGCATCCGGCTGTAATAGGAATAGGGTGCGTTGGTGCTGCCTTCGAGGAGACGAGATGACACAGACAGGGCAGAGGGCTGTCCTTGACAGGGCTGAGCTGTGCTGTTCAGACCCTTAAGTGTGGCTGATAGACAGGTACTCAGAATCCTTGCCATTGAGCTCTGCCTTTATTGTACTTTGTACCCAACATTTTGTGGCCAGCCCAGAGCATCCTGGAACAAGTGTCTTCTTAAGGAGCCCAGACCATCTCTGTTTTGTTATCCCTATCAGCCAATAACACACAAGTTCATCTTGTGTTTTGAGACGCTGCCACGGGGAAGAGagggatggatgatggatggtggGGCATAGGGGATTTCGAGGCCAGTTAAACTGCTCTGGGAGACACAGTCCAACGCTGTAAAAGGCACAACGCCAAGAGCACACCGCAGTAGTAACTGTGGCCTCTCAGGGGTGACTGATGACTCGGTGACGTCAGCTCAGTTGTGAACAGGGTATCCCTCTGCTGAGGGTGCAGACTGTAAATGAGACAGTATCTAGGTGTAGAAAACAAGGGAGATTTCTAGCCCTTCTTCTTAGATTGCACTAAACCTAAAGCATTCTAGcaaaggttaaaaaaacaaacaaatcacccAAGCTCTACAGTTGATGCAGGAGCACTTTGGTGAGCAGCTAGCACAGGCACTGGGAGCCTGAATTATTTCACAACTGTACATGCGGTCATACAGTCCAGGCGtggctcctccattgctggtagagaTATTGCTGGGTGAGCCGGCCTTTCACGTCTTCTATGACTACTTCCTCCTGTGACTTACCATGCCTTCCAGTGCTTTGTcagtttattgaatattttagttGTCTTTCTGACCAGGTAAGACAAAGAGCTCTCCAATAGAAATGACAAAACTTACCTGTTGCTTTACTAGagacaaagcagaaaaaaaaagatttgagcGACAGAGCTGGTGGGAGACTGCTATTTTGAAATGGTGGTCCCTGCAAGCTCACATCTCAGACCTTATTTTGAGCTCAATTATCAGCCATCAAGAGCAGTTTGGGGTTTAATTTCTGCTGCAGGGACTTTTGTTAGGGTGAGGGCATGGGAAAAGTGcagtgtacatgtgcatgtgtgtgttaggggTTAGAGTGTGATTAGCTTTATCAAGAGAACTGGCTCAAAATCAGGATTCAGAACTGACAGAAAATACCTGGTGCAGAAGTGCACAACctaggaggccaaggcaggaggattgctgtgagtttgagactaaattccaggtcagcctgagctacatagtggcTTAAAATGAAAGCAAACCTAGAGAAAGTGAGACCCTAAGCTGAGGAGCCATCGCCCCCAGACAGAAGCAGAGATAGGCACTCTGAGGGCTACCAGTGAGGGCTCCATGACACCCACAACCTTCCCATTATAGAAAAGTGTTTTATGGTGTATGAACTGGAAAGTCGGAGTTTCTGTCTGACCATGGCCTCCCAGGACAAGAATTTGACAAGCCTCATATTTCAAAACTGAATTTtgaacaaatcttgatttctctTCCCCACAACCTGTCCTTTTCCACATCCATTTCCTGTCACTTCCTCTTCCACCTgtattttccctttctcttctaatCCAGAGACTCTTATCCAGTCTGTCAGGACGATAGTGTCTGTGGCTGTTGTTTCTGGAACTTTGGGACAGAGGCTCCAGAAGTCATGGTTCAGCTGGTCCTCCTGAACTGAGGTCCCTTCTTTATTTGATGGGCAGGGGGTTGTTCTGAGGCAAGGTTTCAATATATAATCCAGGCTGGACCCAAACACTCAGtccccctgccttagcctccaatgtgctgggattaaatgtgtgctcAGGGCCCCCCTCTTAACATTCGCTTTGGCTTTGGGACAGTGGTTTTGCTCTGATGGCTTTATATGACACCCAGACTGTCCTGCAGGGGTCTGATGCTGGCTTAGAGGAACCTGGTAGTGAGCCCTTGTGGCATCCATCAGAAGGCCCTCGGAAACCCTTGTGCTTCTTCATTGCTTCCATGTTCAACTCTCCAGCCACCCTCCCCAGGGGAACTAAGCTAATGGCAGCCACTTCCTTCTAAAATGACCTCTTCCCCAGGTCTAGCCTTCCTCAGAGTTTCCTGTCCTTGAAAAGTATGTCTGACCATCTAGCTGGAAGTTCACATAGTAGTGagggccaacctggactacatgagcCTCTGCCTTTgaaaagacagaggaagaaaagaaggaaagggaggaagaggaggagggggaagagagggagagggggagatgggagaggagagagagagagagagagagagagagagagagagagagagagagagagagagatgtggccCCTGCACCTGCACGAATGACTCCCATGACAGCATTTCAGCTTGACTGAGACTTGGGGCCTCATGAGACTCCAACCTTCACTGAGGAGCTCCTGACTAGTGATGGCAGCTGAGAGAAGGGAAGTCCTTTCTCTTTGAGGGGGTCCATGACCTCTGGTAGATTACCCATGTTCCCATGGATAGcctcacaggcatgtgcacacatgggggCTCAGTGGGATTTACGTAGACATGAAGGTTGGGGTGGGAAGAATTGAGAGGGTCCAAGGATGGTGGGGAAGAGTAGATAGGCTCCTGATACGTTGTACACATgttgaaattatcaaagaataaatttaaaatattcagagAACTGAAAGAGTTCCATGGTTACTGGGTAAAATACAAACCAAACTAAAAGTCCTCATGCCTCCGGATTCTCCAGGCTGCCTTGCACACCTCTGTCCAGCCGCTGCTGCTGTAGTGGCTGCCCcaagaccccccccccagctggaGGCAAACACACCCATCCTTCATTTCCATTCAGTTTGCTGGGCCTCACGGCCCTAGGCAAACAGCTGACTTCCGACAACAAAGGCAGGCTTCACCCTCCAGGAATCAGCCTACTTGTTTGGACTAAACACCCTTTGCACTCCGCCATGATGGCTCATGCAGCCAGGCGCCCCCAAATCACTGCATTTCCCCATCTCGAATCTTCTCATCTCGTGACGCCCTTATGAAGCGCCAATAACCTTCTCCCCATCGGGAATACCAACCAATGTGTCTATGTTGCTAAAacctgttttcttctcctctcttctccattttAGAAACGGGAAGGGATCCTTCAGTCTCGGCAAATCCAAGAGGAAATAACTGGTAACACAGAGTATGTCAACACCATTGTTGCCAGCAAGTCTGTAATGGAACACAGATGTTTCTCTGAAACTCGCCCATTTGTTGATATTTAGCTTTCATTTATTGGGATTGCAGGAGGGATTAAGCTGCAGCCGATGATTATAGCTTAGCCTTTTCCGTGCATTCAAAAACATGCCTCTTGCTGCTTAAGGTACAGCCTTGGTAGGGAAACAGGGAGAGAAGAATTAGCCATGATTGaaaatttctaattttgtggCACTCCAGGAAaaaagcacccccccccccgcccaaaGCTAACCAGCATGAAATCATCGTGTGGTAGACATGAGGCCAATCTGAATTGTTAATCTTCAAAACGATGACTTTTCCCCCCTTCCTTCTTAAATCTGATTTATTTGGTCACGTGCCATGACCCGGAAAGCCCTCTTTACTTCACAGATGTCTTTTgagttttgggtttggtttggtttagtttatcctatttgtttttttagaattttaaagatgagaaaatagaaaaagaattttaaagatgagaaaataGAATATGGGAGATGGTCCCATTGACAAAGCACCTGCCACACAAAcatgcctgaggacctgagttcagatccccagcatctGAGGTAAAGGCCAGACAGAGCTGTGTGCACCTGTTATCCCACCACTGGGGAGACAGGGACAAGAGCCTCCGGGGACTCACAGGCCAACCAGCCCAGCCAAATCAGCAAGCTCCAGGcacaatgagagaccctgtctcaaaaccaaagcgCAACACACTGGACATGGGCCTCTGGTCTCCACTCTGGTTGCGCTTTCCAACCAAGAGCAACGTGAGTCAGATCTGTGGCTATGGTAACCACAGTGATTTCAAAAAGGCCTGGGAGTGGGTAGAGGTAGAGAAAAGCTCCTTCCCACTATGCCTGTTGTATGACTTGTGGAGACTCCATCATGAAGCTGTCCCATCCTAGTCACATGACTTTGAGGGTTAAGTGGCAAAGCCATCTCAGGTCCAGCTTCACTGTCCTACCTGGATCTCCCATCCCATGATGCTTTGTACCCACTGTCTCATCTGGAAAAGAGAACAGGCGGAACAAGGGAGTGTCCTGGGAGAAACTGCTGGACTTGGGGCATGGGGACACTTCTAAAAGAGTCTTTTCAGCTGTGCATTAGGTCCCCATTTCTCTGCCACAGAAACATGGGTGAAGTCTTCATAATGACAACCCAGCACAGTTTGTGCAGCTCTTCTCTGTATTCTGGTGCAGCaggggtgttccccaccccaggGCAATGAAAGAAATGGAAGGCTAGTCCATCTAGCTGGCTTCTACAGCTTCACCATTCTGTATCAGAAAAACCACACACAAATGGCCATTTAGTGGGTGTTAGGTGTGCAAGTGAATTAAGCATCTTCTAAAATCTGTAAAAAGTCAGAAATGTACTAAGatgaggccagcaagatggctcagcaggcaagggTACTCGGTCCCAAGCCCAAGTTCattccccaggatccacatggtagatGGGAAGAACCAGTTCCTGCAGGTTGTCTCTGgcttacacacatacaaactgcaacatttgttttaatatttaggaAATTCACAGTGCActagaaattataataaaatctaAATGCTCAGAGCAcccattattttcattttagaaattaaaagatCCAGAGACCAGAGAGGTTCAGGAGCTTGCCTGAAGTCATGCAGTATCTAAATGGGTGTGTCCTGTGACCCGACTCTGGTGCTTATGCTCTTAGAACATGACTGTTTCTTTGCTGATGAGTGAAGTTCCAGTTCCTGTCTGATCCAGGAGACACTATCCTGGAACAGTGACAAGTGTCATTTGGGGGCATCACAGGATGACCAGGAACAAGACAAAGCTGACCTGCAGTCAGTCAGCCACAGAACCTGGACAGTGAAACTTCTCAAAGGTTGCTCAGATCTCCTGGCTAGACGTCTTAAGCCCCTACTCTAGTGTTTTCTGAAATACAGAGAAGAATGAGCATTTAGGCATTGCTGTGGTAGATTTTTGCATTAACACCAGTAATCTTCCTGAACATGGCATAAGAGTCTGGAGAGTAATGGGAGACAACATGGGACCGAGTGCCAGATTGGCAGCAACTAGAGAAGGTGCAGCTCTCACAGGAAAGGGTGCCATCCCAAGGCCAGCCACGTGTTCTCTAGGAGACATgtgtttggttttggagacaatgtctcaagtagcccaggctgaccccaaacttAAACCTACCATATAAGtgaattctttctccttttcttccaggGCCCTTTCCGGAAGGCATGGTGAGTCCTTGTGagcttctctggcttctgtggcctTGGTGCAGCTAGTTGGTTCTGTTGCCTAATGTGTGTCTGTCCCAACTAGGGACAGACTGGCTAGATGGGGAGGGACAGCTTAGTGACATGAAGAACACTCACTCATCACATCAGCACAGATCCGTCCCCCGCAGGGCAGACTTACCCTGTGCCTGGCATGAAAGTTTCAGAAGAGATGTTTGAACACATTCAGAGACAGCCTCCTGCTTGCTCGCTCTTAGTCCCATCCCCCAGAACTGGTTTGTAGAGTCTTCAAGGgtcaaagatctctctctctctctctctctctctctctctctctctctctctctccctccctccctccctccctccctccgtccctccctttctctctttctttctctctttctctctctctctccctctgtctctgtctctctctctctctctctctctctctctctctcatccataCGCATaaactgagacagacagacagacacacacacacacacacacacacgcacgcacgcacgcacgcacgcacacacaccttcCTAGTAGTCTTAGTTTTGCCCATCAGTGTCCAAATGGAAAAGGACTGGCTTTGGGTCACAGACCCTGCCCAAGCCAGCTTGCTTCTGGAAACATTCCCCACCCCTGCCTTCATGCAGGTCACCCCTAGGTCTGGGAATATGGCACCACATCAAGAAAATCCCCTGCCAGGAATATGGCTTGGCTATGTTCTGTCAACCTCATACTTGCTTAcctcatgaaatatttttattcaactAAAAACTACACTGGGAGAACAATGTTGACTTTCATACCTACCATGCACCTGAGAAGAGCTTATCTTTCAGATAATGTTTTgtagaagaggaaactgaggcatagaagGGTTGACAGACTTGGAACCCCAGAGAGAGACTCTTGTTCTATCCTGGAAGGCACTGGACTCTTGCCCCTTCCCCTCTGCCTCTACCAGGATAACTGTCTTGAAAATTAGCCAAAACGTTTGGTATTTGGATGACTAATGACCAGAGATGTCAGAAACACTCTAGAACTATGCCTACATTGGGATATGGTGGGATGGAAGTGAGAAGAAAGGACCAAGCCCGGGTCAGCCAGCTTAGAAATATGTCATCTGATAGCCACGCAGACATGGGCTCTGGTAAGAATCAGCCAGAGAGCCCCATGGTAGCTACTCGGGGACTACATGCTTTACTGCATGCTGTGTGTTTCTATTTCAGAACGCGATGCCTTTGACACACTGTTTGACCATGCACCAGACAAACTCAATGTGGTGAAGAAGGTAGGTCTATGCTGTCTAGGGGCAGCAGGGACCTGCAGTGCGTGAGGAAATCCCAGCTTGCATGTAGGGTGTCCTGGACatctttttcctctctttgtcACTGGTTAGTCATCCAGGGCCCATCTTCTCACAGTGGGATGCCTACCCTATCCTCCTGCTCACACTGACTCTAGCTTTCTCTGCCCCTCACACAGAACCCTTCCTCTCCCTGGGGACAGGAGGTGATACCAAACAGGGATCAACAAGAGGGACCCAGGGGGTCATTTTTGTCTCTTGCCCTCTTCTTCATTCCCCTTCTGCCCCCACTGACCCCAAATCATACACTCCACCTGTCATCCTGTCTCTCAGGGTTTCCTTGTCCCTTTCAGCCAAAACCCTGTATATCACGTGGGCTGCCTAACCAAGAGGCCATGTCTCTCCCTGTGGCCCCAGAGCACTTTCACGTGTGGAGATCTCTACCTTAGTACTTTTGCATTTCTCTTTCAGACCCTCATCACGTTCGTGAACAAGCACCTGAATAAACTGAACTTGGAGGTCACAGAACTGGAGACGCAGGTCGGTGACAGTTCCAGGGACCCAAAGTTTTCCAGGCGGAGGGATGAGATGTGAGATGTATTCTTCTCAGAGAGATGAGCCGGATGGGGATCCCTCACCCCGCCCcgtgccaccaccaccagcagctgATTTTAGAAACATTTCAGGAAACTACTCTGTATGTGACACACAACACATGgccaagctctctctctccacctctgaaCGAGTACAGTCTTAGAGCACCACTGTGCACTGATTGGATGCAGGCAGTCTTAGCACTGGTACCTTATACTCGTCTGTTTAGAGGGGTTCATGAAGTGATATTGGCTGATTTGGAGCAATGGGTTTATGTCATGGGTAGAGAACAGTCACCGCCCTCCTGTCGCCTGCCCTGTGTTTAAATGTCTGTTCCATCCTCTCAACCCCTCTTTAACACTCATACGTTCTTGGAAGGACATCAGTGGGGTTTGGTTGTCGCCTcgttctttgataatttcaccCAGGTATATACTATATTTAGAGCATATCTACCCCGACTCCCTCATCCCAGATCTTCCCAGACACCCCCACCCTTCTCCCAACATTatgtcctcttcttttttttttaataaataacctACTGAGTCCAGTTAGAACTGGCCCTGTCCACATGAGTGTAGGACCATCCACTGGACCAGAGGCACACCTCAGAAGAAATCCAACTGTTCTCCctccagcagccatcaactgctCCTCAGCTAGTGTTAGAGCATCGTAAGCCCCTCCTCCCTTTAGGCTGGCATTGGTGATTTTGAAAAGTAGCAATCAAATGATCGGCATGCTGTCCAGACTGCTCATTGTCCACGCCAGCACTCCTTAGGAGACACTGTTACTGGCGTTTGTCTAACTAGCCCCACTGTAGTGGTAAAAGAGACTACCAAGGCAGTATCTGCTGGACTCTAGGTAGAATCTGCTACAGCCATTTGTACCTTAGTACTTAATAACTAAGCTATAATTTGTACACCCCCACCTCCCTCATCCTCTCTCATTCTGAGTAAACTACAGCTGCCTGACTTGCACCCAAGTGTGAGCACCTCCTGTCGTCTATAGAGCTCTCTTCCGGTATGTCCAAACTCTGGGGCAATCTGAAACATTGCTAGAAAAGCATCTAGAATGATCTCTGGAACTTCCCCGTGACTCAGAGCCAGGGCTGCTGTGTGAGAGGAGGCTGCTTG is part of the Rattus norvegicus strain BN/NHsdMcwi chromosome 1, GRCr8, whole genome shotgun sequence genome and harbors:
- the Parva gene encoding alpha-parvin isoform X2, producing the protein MGCGDNPVFCSLSAVHAKNLVAILHLLVALSQYFRAPIRLPDHVSIQVVVVQKREGILQSRQIQEEITGNTEALSGRHERDAFDTLFDHAPDKLNVVKKTLITFVNKHLNKLNLEVTELETQFADGVYLVLLMGLLEGYFVPLHSFFLTPDSFEQKVLNVSFAFELMQDGGLEKPKPRPEDIVNCDLKSTLRVLYNLFTKYRNVE